GCAACAACCGCAGCATAACGCCACAACGCTGACAGGCTAAAACCTCGACGGGAAGTGCTCTGAATTTCCTTCTGACTTTCGACACGGTTTCTAAAATTCTCAAACGCTTTATCCTTATCATAGACAGATGCGGCCTCACGACTTACAGCTGAAAACCAGATCTCCCGCTGACGGATAAAATATTGCTGATTTTCAGCCGATGCGGCAATCCATGTTTTTAGTTCATCTAAAGCATTCTTATCCAGACCTTCAGTCAGATAGTTGGCAATCAGTTCATCAATATGTTTATTTTCTTCTTCCATATTTATGCTTTCTATAAAGGAGACAGTTGTTTTTTAATTAAGGGTAGTCAGAAAATGATTTTTTTTCGCTTTACCTGAAAAAAAATAGTAATAGAGAAATCAGGTACTTACTCAAATGAGCGTGTAAAGAAGCTAAAGCATTCTTTATATGATACTTAACTGTATTAATAGATATTCCCAGTTCACCGGAAATTTCTTCGTATGATTTTCCTTCAAAGCGACTTTTAGCAAAAACCCGACGGCATTCGTCCGGCAATTTATCGATAGCCTTATATATTTCGTTTTCAAGTTCACGTTCCAGTAAAATACCTAACGGATGCGAATCGGACAGTATGATTTTATCATCCGTTATCTCATCGGGCATAAGAGCAGAAAATGCTATTTCTCTCTTTTCACGTTCCGAATTAAGATAGTTAATGCAACGATTACGGACAGCTCTCAGCAGGTAACTACGGATAGAGACTGAAATATCCAAAGTCTCACGTATCTCCCATAAATGAAAGATAGTATCTCCTACAATGGTTTCGGAAAGGAACTGATCTTTTAGATAACCATTGGCAACATAACAGAGCAGGGCATAGTGATGATCATATATGTAACGATAAGCATTTTCATTGCCTATCTTCAGTTGTTCCACTATTAAAGTTTCAGTATTCTCCATGAATGTACCAGTCAGATTAATAGCACAAATTTAGAGAATTATTCGAATTTAAAGCATATAAAGCCAAAAATCCCTCCAAAGAAAAAAACTTTGGAGGGATCTTCTTTATACTACTCTGTATACAGTCTATTTCATCTTATATACGAGTGTACCACCTTTCAGAATATCTTCATGAGAAATCGTATTCTTTGTATAAGGTTCGCCATTCAGCGTGATACTATCCACATATTTATGTTCCTTCGATAAGTTTTCAGCGATCACAGTAAAGGTCTTTCCATCAGCCAGATGTAGCACAATCTTCGGTAACTGAGGAGCTCCGAATACATAATCACCGCTTACCGGATCTACCGGATAGAAACCCATTGCACTGAACATATACCATGCGGACATCTGACCACAGTCATCATTACCACAAAGTCCGTCAGGCTTGTTCTTATATTGAGTATCAAAGATTTCACGGATTAGTTCCTGTGTACGTTCCGGACGCCCTGCCAAAGCATATAAATAAGTAACATGATGACTGGGCTCATTACCATGTGCATACTGTCCGATCAAACCTGTCACATCAGCCTGGGTTGTTTCCAGTTTCACTGTAAACAGGGAATCCAGCTTGTTCAGGAAAGGTTCTTCTCCACCAAAGAGAGCAATCAAACCGGGAACATCGTGTTGCACATGCCAGGTATATTGCCATGCATTTCCTTCCGTATAGTCACCGCCTGTACTTTCCGCATGTCCTACATCACTAGGATTAAACGGAGATTTCCAGGTTCCGTCAGCTTTACGCGGACGCATAAAATTCGTCTGTGAATCGAATAAGTTCTTATAATAATCTGCACGTTTCGCAAAGTAAGCAGCATCTTCTTCTTTTCCCATACGACGGGCCATGTCAGCTGCCGCATAATCGTCATATACCGATTCCAGAGTTGAAGAGACGGATTCTGCTTTTGTCAGGTCGGTCGGAAAATATCCGTATTTCGTATACACTTCCCAGTCGGACTTCAACGGATGAGATACAGTCTGTGTCTTCTTCACCATATTGAAAGCACGTTCCGCATCAAAACCACGGAAACCTTTTCGGTAGGCTTCAGCAATAACAGATACACCATGATTGCCGATCATACAGAAGTTTTCTTTTCCCCACAATGCCCAAATAGGCAGGAAGCCTTGTACTTCACCTTGTTCTATCAATGAATTAACAAAATCATCCACACGTTCGGGAACCATTAATGTATAGAATGGATGAGCGGCACGATAAGTATCCCATAAAGAGAAGGTTGAATAGAATGTTCCTGTTCCGGCCTTCACAATCGAATCGGCAGCATTACGATACATACCGTCTACGTCTGAAATCTGGTTAGGCTGAATCAGTGCGTGATAGAAACAAGTATAGAAATTCGTCTTTTCATCATCCGTACCCTCTACGTCCATGCGACTCAGATAGCTGTTCCATTCGTCATGGGCAGCCAGCTTCACACCGTCAAAGTTCCAGTCTGGTATTTCAGCCTGCAAGTTCTTCTTTGCTCCCTCTACGCTGGTAGTCGAAAGGGCCACCTTCATCATCAGTTCATCTCCCGGCTTCAAGTCGAAAGTAGCAATGATTCGCTTTCCTTTCTCAGTTTCTCCCATCGGAAGGTAAAGCGAATCTATTACCGGACGATTAAACTTCATCACAAAGAAGTAGTCCTGATCAACCCAGACCGTGTTATTCACGTGTCCGGCCAGCGTCTGAGCATCTTCCCAGTTCACCTCGCAACTATTCACTTGTGAATGATATTGTTCTTCTCTCCAGGCAGGTCCGTGCTGCAAGTCAATCAGCAGAGAAGCTGAATCCGCTTTATGATATGTATAACGATGAAGAGCTGCATGGATAGAAGCAGTCAGTTCCGCCTTTACCTGCGGATCGGATAATTCGACTGTATAATATCCCGGAGTAGCAGCTTCCTTGTCTTTCGGGAAATGGCTGCGGTAAGCATCCCATGCACGAGCACGGGTACCGGTAACTGGCATCACCAGAATATCCCCCAAATCCATACATCCGGTTCCGTTCAGATGAGTCTGAGTGAAGCCCCAGATCAGAGAGTCCTGATAAGTATATTCCGAACAATATCTCCAACCTACTGCACCCGTCACCGGACTGGTCTGTATCATTCCGAAAGGATAGCAAGCTCCGGGGAATGTATGCCCATTGTCAGCAGCACCAATAAAGGTATTCACATACTGGGTGTAATCTTTCGTTTCCGCTTGCTCCGTCGGAGAACAGGAAGTGTACATAAACAGTCCCGCCAAAGCAACGGCCATCACAGGGGATTTTCTTTTCATGATAATCATAATGTTAAGTTAATGCTACAAATTTAGAGAATAATTCTCAATGCTACACTAAAATACAATAGAAAAATGGTCCCCAAGTCCGATCATTCAAAATTTATATCTACCCTGTTCCGGGCAGCATTCTAAAAGCAAATAAACCTGATTCATTGTGACAAAACAAAAATTCGCACGACTTATTGAATAAATATCAACTCAATTATTTATCTTTGTTAGCTTTAAAACAAGCTGACTCAAAAAAACAATAGTATAATGAAAGATTTCTTGAAATTTACGCTCGCCACTGTGACCGGTATCATCCTGTCAAGCATTGTATTATTTATTATCGGCATGGTAACATTGTTCGGCATTGTATCAACCGCGGATACAGAAACAATAGTGAAAAAGAATTCTGTGATGATGCTCGACCTGAACGGTGTATTAGTCGAACGCACTCAGGAGAGTCCGTTAGGTATCTTATCACAGTTGTTCAGCGACGACTCCAATACATACGGGCTGGACGATATTCTTTCTTCCATCAAAAAAGCAAAAGAAAATGAAAATATCAAAGGAATTTATCTGCAGGCAAGTATGCTCGGAACTTCGTATGCATCTTTGCAGGAAATCCGTAACGCATTGCTCGACTTTAAAGAAAGCGGAAAGTTCATCATAGCCTACGGAGATAGCTATACACAAGGACTTTATTATCTTTCCAGTGTAGCGGACAAGGTATTGCTCAATCCGAAAGGAATGATTGAGTGGAAAGGCATCGCTTCCGCTCCTCTGTTTTATAAAGACTTACTGCAAAAGATCGGGGTAGAAATGCAGATATTTAAAGTAGGTACTTATAAATCCGCCGTAGAACCGTTTATTTCTACAGAAATGAGTCCTGCCAATCGTGAACAGGTGACAGCTTTTATCAACTCGATCTGGGGACAGGTTACCGAAGGGGTATCTGCTTCCCGCAGCCTCCCCGTAGATTCACTGAATGCTTTAGCTGACCGTATGCTGATGTTTTATCCGGCAGAGGAAAGTGTGCAATGTGGCTTGGCGGACACATTGATTTACCGCAATGATGTTCGCAATTATCTTAAACAGTGGGTGGACTTGAAAGAAGATGACCGCCTTCCGGTGCTAGGGTTGAGTGATATGATCAATGTGAAAAAAAACATGCCGAAAGATAAAAGCGGTAACATCGTAGCGGTCTATTATGCCTCCGGAGAAATCACAGATTACAGCGGTTCTTCAACTTCTGAAGAGGGAATTGTAGGCACAAAAGTTATTCGTGACTTGCGTAAGCTAAAAGATGACGAGGATGTAAAAGCTGTCGTTCTCCGTGTTAATTCACCGGGTGGAAGTGCTTTTGCATCCGAACAAATCTGGCATGCCGTGAAAGAACTGAAAACAGAGAAACCAGTAATTGTTTCTATGGGTGATTATGCCGCATCAGGTGGTTATTATATCTCTTGTGTAGCCGATACAATCGTTGCAGAGCCGACTACATTGACGGGATCCATCGGAATTTTCGGTATGGTACCGAATGTTAAGGAATTATCAGAAAAGATCGGTTTGACCTACGATGTGGTAAAAACAAATAAATTTTCAGATTTTGGAAATATCATGCGTCCTTTCAATCAGGATGAGAAGACACTGATGCAGATGATGATTACCCAAGGTTATGATACATTCGTCAATCGCTGCGCTGAGGGGCGCCATATGAGCAAAGAGGCCATTGAGAAAATAGCTGAAGGTCGTGTATGGACAGGAGAAGCTGCTAAAGAACTTGGACTGGTAGACGTACTCGGAGGTATTGATACAGCTTTGGAGATTGCTGTCAGGAAAGCAGGAATCGAAGGATATACAGTTGTTTCTTATCCGGCAAAACAAGACCTCCTTTCTTCACTGCTCAATACGAAACCCACTAATTATGTGGAATCACAAATATTGAAAAGCAAGTTAGGAGAGTATTATCAACAATTCGGTATGCTGAAAAATTTAAAAGAGCGTTCCATGATTCAGGCACGCATTCCGTTTGAACTAAATATCAAGTAAACTGTACTGCATGGACGAACACTTTATCAAGATACATAAGTGGCTTTACCCTGTCTCATGGATTTACGGGGCAGTGGTAACAGTAAGAAACAAACTCTTTGACTGGGGATTCCTCCGGTCAAAGAGTTTTGGTGTTCCTGTCATCTGCATCGGCAACCTGTCTGTAGGCGGCACGGGAAAGACGCCGCACACCGAATATCTGATAAAGCTGCTTCGTGATAACTATCATGTGGCAGTATTAAGCCGGGGATATAAAAGGCATAGCCGAGGATATGTGCTTGCCACTCCCCAAAGTACTGCACGCAGCATCGGTGACGAGCCTTACCAGATGCATACCAAGTTCCCGTCTGTCACACTAGCTGTCGATGAGAACCGTTGCCATGGCATAGAACAATTACTATCCATCAAAGAACCGTCCATTGAAGTTGTATTGCTGGATGATGCTTTCCAGCACCGTTACGTCAAGCCGGGACTAAGCATCCTGCTGACGGATTATCACCGCCTCTTCTGCGACGATACTTTACTTCCGGCAGGTCGTCTGCGCGAGTCTGTCAACGGTAAAAACCGGGCACAAATCGTCATTGTCACAAAGTGTCCGCAGGATATTAAGCCGATTGACTATAATATTATCACAAAACGACTGAACCTTTATCCTTATCAGCAGTTATACTTCTCATCGTTTCGTTATGGAAATCTGCAACCGGTATTTCCATCAGCAAATTCAGAGATTGATTCTACAGTGAATGAGTTACCGCTGAGTGCTTTAACGAATACGGATATTTTGCTGGTAACGGGCATTGCATCACCTGCGCCTATTCTCGAAGAGTTGAAAATGTATACCGATCAGATTGATTCGCTTTCATTCGACGACCATCATCATTTCAGTCATCGGGACATACAACAGATCAAGGAACGATTCGGAAAACTGAAAGGTGAACATAAACTGATTGTCACCACCGAGAAAGATGCAACCCGCCTGATTCATCATCCGGTATTGAGCGAGGAACTGAAACCGTTTATTTACGCCTTGCCGATTGAGATTGAGATATTACAAAATCAACAAGATAAATTTAACCAACACATTATTGGCTATGTTAGAGAAAATACAAGAAACAGCAGCTTTTCTGAAAGGGAAAATGCACACCAGTCCTGAAACAGCCATCATCCTTGGCACCGGACTTGGCAGTTTGGCAGACGAGATCACCGAGAAGTATGAAATAAAGTATTCGGATATTCCTAACTTCCCGGTGTCTACTGTCGAAGGTCATAGCGGTAAACTGATTTTCGGCAAGTTGGGCAACAAAGACATCATGGCAATGCAAGGGCGTTTTCATTATTATGAAGGTTATTCCATGAAGGAAGTGACTTTCCCTGTACGTGTAATGCGTGAGCTGGGTATCAAAACATTGTTTGTATCCAACGCCAGCGGTGGTACAAACGAAGCTTTTGAAATCGGTGACCTGATGATTATCACCGATCATATCAACTACTTCCCCGAACATCCGCTTCGTGGCAAGAATATTCCTTATGGTCCACGCTTCCCGGATATGAGCGAAGCATATGATAAGGAACTGATTCGTAAAGCTGACGAGATTGCTCAGGAAAAAGGCATTAAGGTACAACATGGAATTTATATCGGTACGCAAGGCCCTACTTTCGAGACTCCTGCTGAATATAAACTATTCCACATTCTGGGTGCCGATGCAGTCGGTATGTCTACCGTTCCCGAAGTGATCGTAGCCAACCACTGCGGAATCAAGGTATTCGGAATCTCCGTCATCACTGACTTGGGAGTAGAAGGAAAAATTGTAGAAGTATCGCATGAAGAAGTTCAGAAGGCAGCGGACGCAGCTCAACCTAAAATGACCACTATCATGCGTGAACTTATCAACCGTGCTTAATACTAAACTCTATTTATGCGAACTGAAATAGCAACTCTCGGCGAGTTCGGTCTGATCGACCGCCTCACCGAGGGAATTAAACCAGAAAACGAATCAACCAAATACGGAGTGGGTGATGATGCCGCCGTCCTCTCCTACCCTTCGGAGAAACAACTATTAGTAACAACCGACTTATTAATGGAAGGTGTTCATTTCGACCTGACTTATGTCCCTCTGAAACATCTGGGATATAAATCGGCCGTAGTCAATTTCTCCGATATCTATGCAATGAACGGTACGCCCCGGCAGATCACCGTATCGCTCGCTCTTTCCAAACGCTTCAGCGTAGAGGACATGGAAGAGCTTTATTCAGGCATTCGTCTGGCATGCCAACAGTATCATGTTGACATTATCGGAGGCGATACATCCTCTTCTCTTACGGGACTTGCCATCAGCATCACCTGTATCGGAGATGCCGATAAAGACAAAGTGGTCTACCGCAACGGAGCCAAAGACACTGACTTAATCTGTGTCAGCGGTGACTTGGGCGCCGCCTATATGGGTCTGCAACTCCTGGAACGTGAGAAAACAGTACTGAAGGGTGAAAAAGATATCCAACCGGACTTCACCGGCAAAGAATACTTACTGGAACGCCAGTTGAAACCGGAAGCCCGTAAAGATATCATCGAAAAACTGGCGGCTGCCAATATTGTCCCCACATCCATGATGGACATCTCCGATGGTCTGTCGTCCGAATTAATGCATATCTGCAAACAAAGTAATACGGGATGCCGTGTCTATGAGGAACATATTCCTATTGACTATCAGACGGCTGTCATGGCAGAAGAATTCAACATGAACCTGACCACTTGTGCCATGAATGGCGGTGAAGATTATGAATTGCTTTTCACTGTCCCCATCGCCGATCATGAGAAAGTATCACAGATGGAGGGAATCCGCCTCATCGGGCATATCACCAAACCCGAACTCGGTTGCGCATTGATTACCCGTGACGGACAAGAATTTGAATTGAAGGCTCAGGGATGGAATCCGCTAAAAGAAGATAAATAGATTTTCTCAGTTATATACTGAAAAATATTTCATTCCATACAACACTGATAATAAGCAAAGTAGCTTTTTATCAGTGTTTTTTATTTATAGAAGCCTTGCAGAATCCAAAACTTTAACTACCTTTGCAACCGCAAAAGAGAAACAACTGAGTTGAATTAGCCTTACGGTGCCATAGCTCAGTTGGTAGAGCAAAGGACTGAAAATCCTTGTGTCCCCGGTTCGATTCCTGGTGGCACCACTATCAACTCAGTAACAAAAATCCCTTGAACTTTTGAAGTTCAAGGGATTTTTGTTTTATCTCTTTTCTTATTCACTCTATCGGTGTTTAAGTACACACATAGCTTCCATCAGCATACAACCGGTCAGATGCGATGTCAATCCCACACTCTCATCATCAGCAGGTGCTTTTCTCCAACGACCGCTATATAACATAGTCTTCTGATTCACTCCTTGCTCTGCCATAACCGTAGCACAATGAGTTATGTAGTCGCGAAACTTATTATAATTGGCACTATCCAGTGCAGGGTCATTAATCAGTTTCACAAAATAACGGAAGAAGATGCCATGAAACAAGCCACCGTCACCACCTTCTGCATCGGAGAGTACACCTTCATTGGTCGACAAATGGTCAATCACAAAATTGGCCGCTTTTACTGCATCTGCCAGATATTGCTTATCACCGGTAATCTTATACAGTTCATGAGCTGCTCCCAGGAAAGTACCCGAGTTGTACGAAAATACCCATTTGGTAATCTTGCCTTCTCCATTCATGCTGTCATACACTGCCCCCGTCTGACGGTCGAACAAGTTATTCTTCTCCCATGTATATATTTTAATGGCCTCATTCAGATAAGCCTGTTTGGGTTTTCCGGCCTTTTTACCCATAGCATCGTAAAAATTATACAACCGGGCAGCAATAAGGGCAGCAGGACCATTGGAACAAGCGTTCTTAGATTTTGCCACATCCGTCTTCCAGGTAATGCCACCAAACCACGGAGCCTCATCTTCCGGTCCCCAAGTAGACCAAACCCAATCATCGTAGGTCTGTCTCGCCTTTTTCAGATACTTGGTATTCTTAGTGCTTTCAAACATGCGAATCTGTGCCAGAGCAATCCATTCCATATCGTCTACAAACACATTCCACCACGGGTCTTCCTCTCTGCCCGCAAAATTGAATTTCGGTGCACCTTCCCACCATAACGGGTATATATTCAAATACTGTTTGCTTCCGGTACGCATATATGCATCTACCATGACATCCATAGCATGTGCCTGTGGCCAATAATGATTGGTAGTCATATTGGAAAGATCACTACCATAATTAAAATAAAACCGATTCTCATACCCTTTGAAGTTTGCGCCCCAAAAATGCTTGATAAGGGCTTGCGACATACCATCTGCCATTTTCTGCCAATAAACAGGCGTCTTTTCCGCCGGACTTGCTGTAGTTTTTTCTACAATTACAGCATTGCTTCCTCCTGTCTCAGCAGAGAGCTGCAAAGTCAAGCTGAGAAAAAATACCGTAATCAATAAGTTCTTCATGTTTTCTGCGTTTAAAAGTTAATAATATTTCAGACTCAGCGGGCAAAGGTATGAAATAGTAGAGATAATGAATCATTATTTCTTGCCATTTTTGTACGATATACTGCATTCTTCTTCCGGTTACCCTCTGTTCCCCTGTCTGCCTGCAATACTATTTTTACGCATAAAAAATCCCTTGAACCTCTGAGACTCAAGGGATTTTTATTTTATCATATTACACTTAAGCAAATGAATATCTAAAAATAAGTTTCAATACTTACATTTTTTGTTTTTGTTTTAATTCTCCACCGGTTTCTTTTCGAGACAGATATTGACCGCATTCATTCCTTTCACACCACGTTCAAGATCGAATGTTACAATATTACCTTCCGAGATATTACCAACGACATTATTAACATGGAAAAAGTACTTATCAACTCCGGCAAGGTCCTTTATAAAACCAAAGCCTCTTGCCTCATTAAAGAATTCAACTCTCCCTCTCAATATAACGGGTTCCTCGTCTTCTTTCTTCGGAGTTGCAATGATTATCTCATCCAGGTTTATCTCTTCCTTTTTAATGTTTTCAGCCGGAGGAGTCGAAGTTATCATTCCATTCTCGTCCACATAAGCAATCATATCATCGAAGCTGCTTTTACTGGATAACTTCTTGCTATCCTTTTTCTTTTGTTTTTCTTCTCGTTTAGCGAGTCTCTTTTTTTCATTTTCACGTTTACCTACCGTAATGGATTTTGCCATAGAACTTATATTTAATTTATACTATATTTTAATGAATAATGTAAGGGAATGACCTTAAATTGTAAAATCAGCCCTATTTAGTTTTTTGCCTGTCAATTTCTGAATATCATTAATCTGTTTGCGTTCTTCCTGAGAGCAGAATGTAAGTGCCATACCTGCATTTCCAGCTCTTCCCGTACGCCCGATTCGGTGTACATATGTCTCGGGAACATCAGGAAGATCATAATTGATAACCAACGGCAGTTCATTAATATCAATTCCCCGGGAAGCGATATCAGTAGCAACCATCACTCGCGTCTTACCCGACTTGAAGTTACCCAATGCGGACTGCCGTGCCGCCTGACTCTTATTTCCATGAATAGCCTGGCTGCCAATGCCGGCTTTACCCAATATTTTAACTATCTTATCAGCATTATGCTTGGTACGCGAAAAGATAAGTACCGACCGGTCCTCCGATTTTTGCAAAATTGAAATCAGCAACAGGCTCTTTTCTTTCTTCTCAACAAAGTAAACCAACTGCTTTATAGAATCTACCGTTGATGATTTCGGTGTAACATAAATCTTCACCGGATTCTTCAACAAGGAATTAGTCAGAGCAATAATCGTATCAGGCATCGTAGCCGAAAAGAACAACGTTTGCTTTTCTTTCGGAAGCTTCGGCAATATCCGTTTAATATCATGAATAAAGCCCATATCAAGCATACGGTCTGCTTCGTCCAGAACAAAATACTGAATATT
This sequence is a window from Bacteroides thetaiotaomicron VPI-5482. Protein-coding genes within it:
- the lpxK gene encoding tetraacyldisaccharide 4'-kinase codes for the protein MDEHFIKIHKWLYPVSWIYGAVVTVRNKLFDWGFLRSKSFGVPVICIGNLSVGGTGKTPHTEYLIKLLRDNYHVAVLSRGYKRHSRGYVLATPQSTARSIGDEPYQMHTKFPSVTLAVDENRCHGIEQLLSIKEPSIEVVLLDDAFQHRYVKPGLSILLTDYHRLFCDDTLLPAGRLRESVNGKNRAQIVIVTKCPQDIKPIDYNIITKRLNLYPYQQLYFSSFRYGNLQPVFPSANSEIDSTVNELPLSALTNTDILLVTGIASPAPILEELKMYTDQIDSLSFDDHHHFSHRDIQQIKERFGKLKGEHKLIVTTEKDATRLIHHPVLSEELKPFIYALPIEIEILQNQQDKFNQHIIGYVRENTRNSSFSERENAHQS
- the sppA gene encoding signal peptide peptidase SppA, translating into MKDFLKFTLATVTGIILSSIVLFIIGMVTLFGIVSTADTETIVKKNSVMMLDLNGVLVERTQESPLGILSQLFSDDSNTYGLDDILSSIKKAKENENIKGIYLQASMLGTSYASLQEIRNALLDFKESGKFIIAYGDSYTQGLYYLSSVADKVLLNPKGMIEWKGIASAPLFYKDLLQKIGVEMQIFKVGTYKSAVEPFISTEMSPANREQVTAFINSIWGQVTEGVSASRSLPVDSLNALADRMLMFYPAEESVQCGLADTLIYRNDVRNYLKQWVDLKEDDRLPVLGLSDMINVKKNMPKDKSGNIVAVYYASGEITDYSGSSTSEEGIVGTKVIRDLRKLKDDEDVKAVVLRVNSPGGSAFASEQIWHAVKELKTEKPVIVSMGDYAASGGYYISCVADTIVAEPTTLTGSIGIFGMVPNVKELSEKIGLTYDVVKTNKFSDFGNIMRPFNQDEKTLMQMMITQGYDTFVNRCAEGRHMSKEAIEKIAEGRVWTGEAAKELGLVDVLGGIDTALEIAVRKAGIEGYTVVSYPAKQDLLSSLLNTKPTNYVESQILKSKLGEYYQQFGMLKNLKERSMIQARIPFELNIK
- a CDS encoding purine-nucleoside phosphorylase, whose amino-acid sequence is MLEKIQETAAFLKGKMHTSPETAIILGTGLGSLADEITEKYEIKYSDIPNFPVSTVEGHSGKLIFGKLGNKDIMAMQGRFHYYEGYSMKEVTFPVRVMRELGIKTLFVSNASGGTNEAFEIGDLMIITDHINYFPEHPLRGKNIPYGPRFPDMSEAYDKELIRKADEIAQEKGIKVQHGIYIGTQGPTFETPAEYKLFHILGADAVGMSTVPEVIVANHCGIKVFGISVITDLGVEGKIVEVSHEEVQKAADAAQPKMTTIMRELINRA
- a CDS encoding RNA polymerase sigma-70 factor, with the translated sequence MENTETLIVEQLKIGNENAYRYIYDHHYALLCYVANGYLKDQFLSETIVGDTIFHLWEIRETLDISVSIRSYLLRAVRNRCINYLNSEREKREIAFSALMPDEITDDKIILSDSHPLGILLERELENEIYKAIDKLPDECRRVFAKSRFEGKSYEEISGELGISINTVKYHIKNALASLHAHLSKYLISLLLFFFR
- a CDS encoding glycoside hydrolase family 76 protein, producing the protein MKNLLITVFFLSLTLQLSAETGGSNAVIVEKTTASPAEKTPVYWQKMADGMSQALIKHFWGANFKGYENRFYFNYGSDLSNMTTNHYWPQAHAMDVMVDAYMRTGSKQYLNIYPLWWEGAPKFNFAGREEDPWWNVFVDDMEWIALAQIRMFESTKNTKYLKKARQTYDDWVWSTWGPEDEAPWFGGITWKTDVAKSKNACSNGPAALIAARLYNFYDAMGKKAGKPKQAYLNEAIKIYTWEKNNLFDRQTGAVYDSMNGEGKITKWVFSYNSGTFLGAAHELYKITGDKQYLADAVKAANFVIDHLSTNEGVLSDAEGGDGGLFHGIFFRYFVKLINDPALDSANYNKFRDYITHCATVMAEQGVNQKTMLYSGRWRKAPADDESVGLTSHLTGCMLMEAMCVLKHR
- a CDS encoding GH92 family glycosyl hydrolase, with amino-acid sequence MKRKSPVMAVALAGLFMYTSCSPTEQAETKDYTQYVNTFIGAADNGHTFPGACYPFGMIQTSPVTGAVGWRYCSEYTYQDSLIWGFTQTHLNGTGCMDLGDILVMPVTGTRARAWDAYRSHFPKDKEAATPGYYTVELSDPQVKAELTASIHAALHRYTYHKADSASLLIDLQHGPAWREEQYHSQVNSCEVNWEDAQTLAGHVNNTVWVDQDYFFVMKFNRPVIDSLYLPMGETEKGKRIIATFDLKPGDELMMKVALSTTSVEGAKKNLQAEIPDWNFDGVKLAAHDEWNSYLSRMDVEGTDDEKTNFYTCFYHALIQPNQISDVDGMYRNAADSIVKAGTGTFYSTFSLWDTYRAAHPFYTLMVPERVDDFVNSLIEQGEVQGFLPIWALWGKENFCMIGNHGVSVIAEAYRKGFRGFDAERAFNMVKKTQTVSHPLKSDWEVYTKYGYFPTDLTKAESVSSTLESVYDDYAAADMARRMGKEEDAAYFAKRADYYKNLFDSQTNFMRPRKADGTWKSPFNPSDVGHAESTGGDYTEGNAWQYTWHVQHDVPGLIALFGGEEPFLNKLDSLFTVKLETTQADVTGLIGQYAHGNEPSHHVTYLYALAGRPERTQELIREIFDTQYKNKPDGLCGNDDCGQMSAWYMFSAMGFYPVDPVSGDYVFGAPQLPKIVLHLADGKTFTVIAENLSKEHKYVDSITLNGEPYTKNTISHEDILKGGTLVYKMK
- the thiL gene encoding thiamine-phosphate kinase; translation: MRTEIATLGEFGLIDRLTEGIKPENESTKYGVGDDAAVLSYPSEKQLLVTTDLLMEGVHFDLTYVPLKHLGYKSAVVNFSDIYAMNGTPRQITVSLALSKRFSVEDMEELYSGIRLACQQYHVDIIGGDTSSSLTGLAISITCIGDADKDKVVYRNGAKDTDLICVSGDLGAAYMGLQLLEREKTVLKGEKDIQPDFTGKEYLLERQLKPEARKDIIEKLAAANIVPTSMMDISDGLSSELMHICKQSNTGCRVYEEHIPIDYQTAVMAEEFNMNLTTCAMNGGEDYELLFTVPIADHEKVSQMEGIRLIGHITKPELGCALITRDGQEFELKAQGWNPLKEDK
- a CDS encoding DEAD/DEAH box helicase, with amino-acid sequence MTFKELNITEPILKAIEEKGYTVPTPIQEKAIPVALAKKDILGCAQTGTGKTASFAIPIIQHLHLNKGEGKRSEIKALILTPTRELALQISECIEDYSKYTRIRHGVIFGGVNQRPQVDMLHKGIDILVATPGRLLDLMNQGHIRLDNIQYFVLDEADRMLDMGFIHDIKRILPKLPKEKQTLFFSATMPDTIIALTNSLLKNPVKIYVTPKSSTVDSIKQLVYFVEKKEKSLLLISILQKSEDRSVLIFSRTKHNADKIVKILGKAGIGSQAIHGNKSQAARQSALGNFKSGKTRVMVATDIASRGIDINELPLVINYDLPDVPETYVHRIGRTGRAGNAGMALTFCSQEERKQINDIQKLTGKKLNRADFTI
- a CDS encoding cold shock domain-containing protein, whose protein sequence is MAKSITVGKRENEKKRLAKREEKQKKKDSKKLSSKSSFDDMIAYVDENGMITSTPPAENIKKEEINLDEIIIATPKKEDEEPVILRGRVEFFNEARGFGFIKDLAGVDKYFFHVNNVVGNISEGNIVTFDLERGVKGMNAVNICLEKKPVEN